The proteins below come from a single Scatophagus argus isolate fScaArg1 chromosome 15, fScaArg1.pri, whole genome shotgun sequence genomic window:
- the znf839 gene encoding uncharacterized protein znf839 isoform X1, with translation MADNEDDSGSTRTITVVETVAAPCTQSGENVPRAAADQSGQSREGSQTVSGAETSESGDSLPAESGAQLTDFLQSGPEEQSILVGTEFTGLGPDLVNTTIIYVQPDGSLVEGSGLTAEEQQALVDQLTKQQIVQVSDTEAAHLLQQSPLVKTIPFHNTALDPSQLQQVINQVTKSQQQVHVQVPQQILKQQVQVPQQGLKNQKQDHISQQNLKTTTQNNASQQLKSVAQQFAMQTSSSVQVVQKKSEPIRIQIQVPPKQDVKPGSTPQQKTVAVSQPQVKMSANGSMSSAQVIHIQPVVGQHGQQFFLQQCPGDPPIQLLLQSPAPVVGSLLPLVHKVTGQTTSAGTTSSPSQKPAVSPIRVQTPSTIKTPPPSIIKTLPTSTAKTISIPLIKTAANGTTAASKNPMKPSAVIAAVPVQSTTPAATRPATIVPSPAVKDRGTEKDKEKKVKKREKKGVKVQTRSGRVSRPPKYKAKDYKFIKMEDLADSHQSDSDDYSDMSVEEEDGGIKDGPMSGTSPSLTYSHKSRSHHCQTCDKAYIGPGGLNRHYKLNPTHGEPDLPSSSPSNTLHPLRDDSQSQETTEGDVKEEEEKKKKEEDKPAATATNRVDGVPAATVGLRGLPYRGPGRPRGRGRGRGRGRGRGRSLGPPPKFSQVTGGLISRRGRRGRPPKLTAITTTTEQQGERRQDRLQELVEQCEDEELMDIVLPRLTKMLSLWELLLAKVERGGQARTRFPDIYREFESLQAQVRQAAQDYILSPQDGAVPLEVRNIEVARSLGILDEVNRMKVVPGASPSPNLTNKNVRYMENSKMLPPSKRFKMENSIPVHQNGIGTLKTGETPVTSVTSSLKPCSVSVSPLVIPAASKLLTAADSASSSSGSTQPPPSVTPMEISPGENQEEGPLQASQDQVLSTDFTSQVKELERALGSCPETAADSKTPQCSSVQILTSSQLQQRDSSQSESSSTDPCEPKELQEGQEIYIQTEGLTVQMAEPGLDRIVIVNGPDGTTMHIQTPEGVPLEAVQALLGIEASDGGQNSTVN, from the exons ATGGCGGACAACGAGGATGACAGCGGTTCGACCAGAACAATAACAGTCGTGGAGACCGTGGCCGCTCCGTGCACTCAGTCCGGGGAAAACGTACCGAGAGCGGCCGCCGACCAGAGCGGTCAGTCCAGGGAGGGTTCGCAGACAGTGTCTGGTGCAGAGACTAGTGAGTCCGGGGACAGTTTACCGGCGGAGTCTGGTGCTCAACTGACGGACTTCCTACAAAGCGGCCCAGAGGAACAGAGCATCCTGGTGGGCACAGAGTTCACTGGCCTGGGTCCGGACCTGGTTAATACCACCATCATTTACGTGCAGCCCGACGGTAGCCTAGTGGAGGGCTCCGGACTGACGGCCGAGGAACAGCAGGCTCTTGTGGATCAGCTCACCAAGCAGCAGATCGTCCAGGTCTCCGACACCGAGGCAGCCCACCTGCTCCAACAGAGTCCGCTTGTCAAAACCATCCCCTTCCACAACACGGCCCTGGACCCgagtcagctgcagcaggtcaTCAACCAAGTCACTAAGTCCCAGCAGCAGGTTCATGTCCAGGTTCCCCAGCAGATCCTGAAGCAGCAGGTCCAGGTCCCCCAGCAAGGTCTGAAAAACCAGAAGCAGGATCATATCTCTCAGCAAAACTTAAAGACCACTACCCAGAACAATGCCTCCCAGCAGCTGAAGAGCGTCGCCCAGCAATTTGCAATGCAGACCAGCAGCTCAGTCCAGGTGGTTCAGAAGAAG TCGGAGCCCATCAGGATCCAGATCCAAGTTCCTCCCAAGCAGGATGTTAAGCCTGGCTCCACCCCCCAACAGAAGACTGTGGCTGTCAGTCAACCACAGGTAAAAATGTCAGCCAATGGCAGCATGAGCAGCGCTCAGGTCATCCACATCCAGCCTGTGGTTGGTCAGCACGGTCAGCAGTTCTTCCTGCAGCAATGCCCTGGAGACCCCCCaatccagctgctgctgcagagcccTGCCCCTGTCGTTGGATCTTTGCTCCCATTGGTTCACAAGGTCACAGGCCAGACGACATCAGCAGGCACCACCTCCAGTCCGAGCCAGAAACCTGCCGTGTCCCCCATCAGAGTCCAGACCCCCTCCACCATTAAgaccccacccccctccatcATCAAGACCCTGCCCACGTCCACTGCTAAAACTATTAGCATCCCACTAATTAAAACTGCAGCCAATGGCACGACAGCTGCCAGTAAGAATCCCATGAAACCATCTGCAGTCATTGCAGCGGTCCCAGTTCAGAGCACCACACCTGCTGCTACCCGGCCTGCTACAATAGTCCCATCCCCTGCAGTGAAGGACAGAGgtacagaaaaagacaaagagaaaaaggtgaagaagagagaaaagaaaggcgTGAAGGTCCAGACCAGATCTGGTCGAGTGTCCAGACCCCCAAAGTACAAAGCTAAAGATTACAAGTTCATAAAAATGGAGGACCTGGCCGACAGCCACCAGTCTGACTCTGACGACTACTCTGACAtgagtgtggaggaggaggacggtgGGATAAAGGATGGCCCCATGTCTGGcacctccccctccctcacCTACAGCCACAAGTCCCGGTCTCACCATTGCCAGACCTGCGACAAGGCCTACATTGGTCCTGGAGGCCTGAACCGGCACTACAAACTGAACCCTACCCACGGAGAGCCTGATCTTCCCAGCAGCTCGCCAAGCAACACACTACATCCCCTAAGAGACGACAGCCAGTCACAGGAGACAACAGAAGGAGATgtcaaagaggaggaggagaagaagaagaaggaggaggacaaaccTGCTGCCACAGCAACAAACAGA gtGGATGGAGTTCCCGCAGCAACTGTTGGACTCAGGGGCCTCCCATACCGGGGCCCTGGCCGGCCTCGAGGACGAGGTAGAGGCAGGGGGAGAGGCCGAGGACGGGGTCGATCCCTGGGCCCGCCTCCAAAG TTCTCTCAGGTGACGGGGGGCCTCATCAGTAGGCGGGGCCGTCGAGGTCGACCTCCAAAGCTCACTGCTATCACAACAACCACAGAACAACAGGGGGAGAGAAGACAAGACCGTCTGCAGGAG CTGGTGGAGCAGTGTGAGGATGAGGAGCTGATGGATATCGTTCTTCCTCGTTTGACCAAAATGTTGAGTCTAtgggagctgctgctggcaaaG GTAGAGCGTGGCGGTCAGGCTCGGACTCGGTTTCCGGACATTTATCGTGAGTTTGAGTCCTTGCAGGCCCAGGTGAGACAGGCTGCTCAGGACTACATCCTCAGCCCACAGGACGGAGCTGTGCCACTGGAGGTCAGGAACATCGAG GTTGCCAGGTCTCTGGGCATCCTGGACGAGGTGAACAGGATGAAGGTAGTTCCTGGAGCATCTCCAAGCCCCAATCTGACCAATAAGAACGTGCGATACATGGAG AATTCCAAGATGCTGCCACCTTCAAAGAGATTCAAGATGGAGAACAGCATTCCAGTTCACCAGAACGGCATAGGGACACTCAAAACAG GTGAGACCCCTGTGACCTCTGTGACCTCCTCTCTGAAACCCTGCTCGgtttctgtgtctcctctggTGATTCCAGCTGCGTCcaaactgctgactgctgctgactCTGCCTCCAG CTCCTCTGGCTCCACCCAGCCCCCGCCCTCTGTTACGCCTATGGAGATAAGCCCAGGTGAGAACCAGGAGGAGGGACCTCTGCAGGCAAGTCAGGACCAGGTCCTGAGCACTGACTTCACAAGCCAGGTGAAGGAGCTAGAGAGAGCTTTGGGTTCATGTCCAGAGACTGCTGCAGACTCAAAGACACCTCAGTGCAGCTCAGTCCAGATCCTGACTTCCTCTCAGCTTCAGCAGAGGGACTCCTCCCAGTCGGAGTCCAGCTCCACGGACCCCTGCGAGCCtaaagagctgcaggagggTCAGGAGATATACATCCAGACAGAGGGGCTGACGGTCCAGATGGCAGAACCTGGATTAGACCGGATTGTGATCGTCAACGGGCCAGACGGGACAACCATGCACATCCAGACCCCAGAGGGGGTTCCCCTGGAGGCAGTCCAGGCTCTGCTGGGCATTGAGGCCTCTGACGGGGGCCAGAACTCcacagtgaactga
- the znf839 gene encoding uncharacterized protein znf839 isoform X2 produces MADNEDDSGSTRTITVVETVAAPCTQSGENVPRAAADQSGQSREGSQTVSGAETSESGDSLPAESGAQLTDFLQSGPEEQSILVGTEFTGLGPDLVNTTIIYVQPDGSLVEGSGLTAEEQQALVDQLTKQQIVQVSDTEAAHLLQQSPLVKTIPFHNTALDPSQLQQVINQVTKSQQQVHVQVPQQILKQQVQVPQQGLKNQKQDHISQQNLKTTTQNNASQQLKSVAQQFAMQTSSSVQVVQKKSEPIRIQIQVPPKQDVKPGSTPQQKTVAVSQPQVKMSANGSMSSAQVIHIQPVVGQHGQQFFLQQCPGDPPIQLLLQSPAPVVGSLLPLVHKVTGQTTSAGTTSSPSQKPAVSPIRVQTPSTIKTPPPSIIKTLPTSTAKTISIPLIKTAANGTTAASKNPMKPSAVIAAVPVQSTTPAATRPATIVPSPAVKDRGTEKDKEKKVKKREKKGVKVQTRSGRVSRPPKYKAKDYKFIKMEDLADSHQSDSDDYSDMSVEEEDGGIKDGPMSGTSPSLTYSHKSRSHHCQTCDKAYIGPGGLNRHYKLNPTHGEPDLPSSSPSNTLHPLRDDSQSQETTEGDVKEEEEKKKKEEDKPAATATNRVDGVPAATVGLRGLPYRGPGRPRGRGRGRGRGRGRGRSLGPPPKFSQVTGGLISRRGRRGRPPKLTAITTTTEQQGERRQDRLQELVEQCEDEELMDIVLPRLTKMLSLWELLLAKVERGGQARTRFPDIYREFESLQAQVRQAAQDYILSPQDGAVPLEVRNIEVARSLGILDEVNRMKVVPGASPSPNLTNKNVRYMENSKMLPPSKRFKMENSIPVHQNGIGTLKTGETPVTSVTSSLKPCSVSVSPLVIPAASKLLTAADSASRCCCTNEVRQVSLIQNQRRKTAVFLLLLHRRPQKPEPQPKRTRADGNNSFLLHMYAEILEEHTLATGQQGLGQVDVEIQAYLSEPTLLMRPESHPPMTPLEYWRSDKCHFPNLAQLAHKYLLALVLTVSACFLLLRT; encoded by the exons ATGGCGGACAACGAGGATGACAGCGGTTCGACCAGAACAATAACAGTCGTGGAGACCGTGGCCGCTCCGTGCACTCAGTCCGGGGAAAACGTACCGAGAGCGGCCGCCGACCAGAGCGGTCAGTCCAGGGAGGGTTCGCAGACAGTGTCTGGTGCAGAGACTAGTGAGTCCGGGGACAGTTTACCGGCGGAGTCTGGTGCTCAACTGACGGACTTCCTACAAAGCGGCCCAGAGGAACAGAGCATCCTGGTGGGCACAGAGTTCACTGGCCTGGGTCCGGACCTGGTTAATACCACCATCATTTACGTGCAGCCCGACGGTAGCCTAGTGGAGGGCTCCGGACTGACGGCCGAGGAACAGCAGGCTCTTGTGGATCAGCTCACCAAGCAGCAGATCGTCCAGGTCTCCGACACCGAGGCAGCCCACCTGCTCCAACAGAGTCCGCTTGTCAAAACCATCCCCTTCCACAACACGGCCCTGGACCCgagtcagctgcagcaggtcaTCAACCAAGTCACTAAGTCCCAGCAGCAGGTTCATGTCCAGGTTCCCCAGCAGATCCTGAAGCAGCAGGTCCAGGTCCCCCAGCAAGGTCTGAAAAACCAGAAGCAGGATCATATCTCTCAGCAAAACTTAAAGACCACTACCCAGAACAATGCCTCCCAGCAGCTGAAGAGCGTCGCCCAGCAATTTGCAATGCAGACCAGCAGCTCAGTCCAGGTGGTTCAGAAGAAG TCGGAGCCCATCAGGATCCAGATCCAAGTTCCTCCCAAGCAGGATGTTAAGCCTGGCTCCACCCCCCAACAGAAGACTGTGGCTGTCAGTCAACCACAGGTAAAAATGTCAGCCAATGGCAGCATGAGCAGCGCTCAGGTCATCCACATCCAGCCTGTGGTTGGTCAGCACGGTCAGCAGTTCTTCCTGCAGCAATGCCCTGGAGACCCCCCaatccagctgctgctgcagagcccTGCCCCTGTCGTTGGATCTTTGCTCCCATTGGTTCACAAGGTCACAGGCCAGACGACATCAGCAGGCACCACCTCCAGTCCGAGCCAGAAACCTGCCGTGTCCCCCATCAGAGTCCAGACCCCCTCCACCATTAAgaccccacccccctccatcATCAAGACCCTGCCCACGTCCACTGCTAAAACTATTAGCATCCCACTAATTAAAACTGCAGCCAATGGCACGACAGCTGCCAGTAAGAATCCCATGAAACCATCTGCAGTCATTGCAGCGGTCCCAGTTCAGAGCACCACACCTGCTGCTACCCGGCCTGCTACAATAGTCCCATCCCCTGCAGTGAAGGACAGAGgtacagaaaaagacaaagagaaaaaggtgaagaagagagaaaagaaaggcgTGAAGGTCCAGACCAGATCTGGTCGAGTGTCCAGACCCCCAAAGTACAAAGCTAAAGATTACAAGTTCATAAAAATGGAGGACCTGGCCGACAGCCACCAGTCTGACTCTGACGACTACTCTGACAtgagtgtggaggaggaggacggtgGGATAAAGGATGGCCCCATGTCTGGcacctccccctccctcacCTACAGCCACAAGTCCCGGTCTCACCATTGCCAGACCTGCGACAAGGCCTACATTGGTCCTGGAGGCCTGAACCGGCACTACAAACTGAACCCTACCCACGGAGAGCCTGATCTTCCCAGCAGCTCGCCAAGCAACACACTACATCCCCTAAGAGACGACAGCCAGTCACAGGAGACAACAGAAGGAGATgtcaaagaggaggaggagaagaagaagaaggaggaggacaaaccTGCTGCCACAGCAACAAACAGA gtGGATGGAGTTCCCGCAGCAACTGTTGGACTCAGGGGCCTCCCATACCGGGGCCCTGGCCGGCCTCGAGGACGAGGTAGAGGCAGGGGGAGAGGCCGAGGACGGGGTCGATCCCTGGGCCCGCCTCCAAAG TTCTCTCAGGTGACGGGGGGCCTCATCAGTAGGCGGGGCCGTCGAGGTCGACCTCCAAAGCTCACTGCTATCACAACAACCACAGAACAACAGGGGGAGAGAAGACAAGACCGTCTGCAGGAG CTGGTGGAGCAGTGTGAGGATGAGGAGCTGATGGATATCGTTCTTCCTCGTTTGACCAAAATGTTGAGTCTAtgggagctgctgctggcaaaG GTAGAGCGTGGCGGTCAGGCTCGGACTCGGTTTCCGGACATTTATCGTGAGTTTGAGTCCTTGCAGGCCCAGGTGAGACAGGCTGCTCAGGACTACATCCTCAGCCCACAGGACGGAGCTGTGCCACTGGAGGTCAGGAACATCGAG GTTGCCAGGTCTCTGGGCATCCTGGACGAGGTGAACAGGATGAAGGTAGTTCCTGGAGCATCTCCAAGCCCCAATCTGACCAATAAGAACGTGCGATACATGGAG AATTCCAAGATGCTGCCACCTTCAAAGAGATTCAAGATGGAGAACAGCATTCCAGTTCACCAGAACGGCATAGGGACACTCAAAACAG GTGAGACCCCTGTGACCTCTGTGACCTCCTCTCTGAAACCCTGCTCGgtttctgtgtctcctctggTGATTCCAGCTGCGTCcaaactgctgactgctgctgactCTGCCTCCAG GTGTTGCTGCACGAATGAAGTCCGTCAGGTTTCTCTGATCCAGAACCAGAGAAGGAAAACTGCAGTATTTCTTCTACTGCTTCACAGGCGACCTCAAAAACCA GAGCCACAGCCAAAGAGGACCAGGGCAGATGGGAACAACAGTTTTCTGCTGCACATGTATGCTGAAATCCTTGAAGAACACACTCTTGCCACTGGACAGCAGGGACTCGGCCAGGTGGATGTTGAG ATACAGGCATATCTGTCAGAGCCCACACTTCTCATGAGACCAGAGTCCCACCCCCCCATGACACCACTGGAATACTGGAGAAGCGACAAGTGCCATTTTCCAAACCTGGCCCAACTTGCACATAAATACCTCCTAGCACTAGTGTTGACAGTGAGCgcttgttttctgctgctgcgcA CATGA
- the znf839 gene encoding uncharacterized protein znf839 isoform X3, which yields MADNEDDSGSTRTITVVETVAAPCTQSGENVPRAAADQSGQSREGSQTVSGAETSESGDSLPAESGAQLTDFLQSGPEEQSILVGTEFTGLGPDLVNTTIIYVQPDGSLVEGSGLTAEEQQALVDQLTKQQIVQVSDTEAAHLLQQSPLVKTIPFHNTALDPSQLQQVINQVTKSQQQVHVQVPQQILKQQVQVPQQGLKNQKQDHISQQNLKTTTQNNASQQLKSVAQQFAMQTSSSVQVVQKKSEPIRIQIQVPPKQDVKPGSTPQQKTVAVSQPQVKMSANGSMSSAQVIHIQPVVGQHGQQFFLQQCPGDPPIQLLLQSPAPVVGSLLPLVHKVTGQTTSAGTTSSPSQKPAVSPIRVQTPSTIKTPPPSIIKTLPTSTAKTISIPLIKTAANGTTAASKNPMKPSAVIAAVPVQSTTPAATRPATIVPSPAVKDRGTEKDKEKKVKKREKKGVKVQTRSGRVSRPPKYKAKDYKFIKMEDLADSHQSDSDDYSDMSVEEEDGGIKDGPMSGTSPSLTYSHKSRSHHCQTCDKAYIGPGGLNRHYKLNPTHGEPDLPSSSPSNTLHPLRDDSQSQETTEGDVKEEEEKKKKEEDKPAATATNRVDGVPAATVGLRGLPYRGPGRPRGRGRGRGRGRGRGRSLGPPPKFSQVTGGLISRRGRRGRPPKLTAITTTTEQQGERRQDRLQELVEQCEDEELMDIVLPRLTKMLSLWELLLAKVERGGQARTRFPDIYREFESLQAQVRQAAQDYILSPQDGAVPLEVRNIEVARSLGILDEVNRMKVVPGASPSPNLTNKNVRYMENSKMLPPSKRFKMENSIPVHQNGIGTLKTGETPVTSVTSSLKPCSVSVSPLVIPAASKLLTAADSASRCCCTNEVRQVSLIQNQRRKTAVFLLLLHRRPQKPEPQPKRTRADGNNSFLLHMYAEILEEHTLATGQQGLGQVDVEAYLSEPTLLMRPESHPPMTPLEYWRSDKCHFPNLAQLAHKYLLALVLTVSACFLLLRT from the exons ATGGCGGACAACGAGGATGACAGCGGTTCGACCAGAACAATAACAGTCGTGGAGACCGTGGCCGCTCCGTGCACTCAGTCCGGGGAAAACGTACCGAGAGCGGCCGCCGACCAGAGCGGTCAGTCCAGGGAGGGTTCGCAGACAGTGTCTGGTGCAGAGACTAGTGAGTCCGGGGACAGTTTACCGGCGGAGTCTGGTGCTCAACTGACGGACTTCCTACAAAGCGGCCCAGAGGAACAGAGCATCCTGGTGGGCACAGAGTTCACTGGCCTGGGTCCGGACCTGGTTAATACCACCATCATTTACGTGCAGCCCGACGGTAGCCTAGTGGAGGGCTCCGGACTGACGGCCGAGGAACAGCAGGCTCTTGTGGATCAGCTCACCAAGCAGCAGATCGTCCAGGTCTCCGACACCGAGGCAGCCCACCTGCTCCAACAGAGTCCGCTTGTCAAAACCATCCCCTTCCACAACACGGCCCTGGACCCgagtcagctgcagcaggtcaTCAACCAAGTCACTAAGTCCCAGCAGCAGGTTCATGTCCAGGTTCCCCAGCAGATCCTGAAGCAGCAGGTCCAGGTCCCCCAGCAAGGTCTGAAAAACCAGAAGCAGGATCATATCTCTCAGCAAAACTTAAAGACCACTACCCAGAACAATGCCTCCCAGCAGCTGAAGAGCGTCGCCCAGCAATTTGCAATGCAGACCAGCAGCTCAGTCCAGGTGGTTCAGAAGAAG TCGGAGCCCATCAGGATCCAGATCCAAGTTCCTCCCAAGCAGGATGTTAAGCCTGGCTCCACCCCCCAACAGAAGACTGTGGCTGTCAGTCAACCACAGGTAAAAATGTCAGCCAATGGCAGCATGAGCAGCGCTCAGGTCATCCACATCCAGCCTGTGGTTGGTCAGCACGGTCAGCAGTTCTTCCTGCAGCAATGCCCTGGAGACCCCCCaatccagctgctgctgcagagcccTGCCCCTGTCGTTGGATCTTTGCTCCCATTGGTTCACAAGGTCACAGGCCAGACGACATCAGCAGGCACCACCTCCAGTCCGAGCCAGAAACCTGCCGTGTCCCCCATCAGAGTCCAGACCCCCTCCACCATTAAgaccccacccccctccatcATCAAGACCCTGCCCACGTCCACTGCTAAAACTATTAGCATCCCACTAATTAAAACTGCAGCCAATGGCACGACAGCTGCCAGTAAGAATCCCATGAAACCATCTGCAGTCATTGCAGCGGTCCCAGTTCAGAGCACCACACCTGCTGCTACCCGGCCTGCTACAATAGTCCCATCCCCTGCAGTGAAGGACAGAGgtacagaaaaagacaaagagaaaaaggtgaagaagagagaaaagaaaggcgTGAAGGTCCAGACCAGATCTGGTCGAGTGTCCAGACCCCCAAAGTACAAAGCTAAAGATTACAAGTTCATAAAAATGGAGGACCTGGCCGACAGCCACCAGTCTGACTCTGACGACTACTCTGACAtgagtgtggaggaggaggacggtgGGATAAAGGATGGCCCCATGTCTGGcacctccccctccctcacCTACAGCCACAAGTCCCGGTCTCACCATTGCCAGACCTGCGACAAGGCCTACATTGGTCCTGGAGGCCTGAACCGGCACTACAAACTGAACCCTACCCACGGAGAGCCTGATCTTCCCAGCAGCTCGCCAAGCAACACACTACATCCCCTAAGAGACGACAGCCAGTCACAGGAGACAACAGAAGGAGATgtcaaagaggaggaggagaagaagaagaaggaggaggacaaaccTGCTGCCACAGCAACAAACAGA gtGGATGGAGTTCCCGCAGCAACTGTTGGACTCAGGGGCCTCCCATACCGGGGCCCTGGCCGGCCTCGAGGACGAGGTAGAGGCAGGGGGAGAGGCCGAGGACGGGGTCGATCCCTGGGCCCGCCTCCAAAG TTCTCTCAGGTGACGGGGGGCCTCATCAGTAGGCGGGGCCGTCGAGGTCGACCTCCAAAGCTCACTGCTATCACAACAACCACAGAACAACAGGGGGAGAGAAGACAAGACCGTCTGCAGGAG CTGGTGGAGCAGTGTGAGGATGAGGAGCTGATGGATATCGTTCTTCCTCGTTTGACCAAAATGTTGAGTCTAtgggagctgctgctggcaaaG GTAGAGCGTGGCGGTCAGGCTCGGACTCGGTTTCCGGACATTTATCGTGAGTTTGAGTCCTTGCAGGCCCAGGTGAGACAGGCTGCTCAGGACTACATCCTCAGCCCACAGGACGGAGCTGTGCCACTGGAGGTCAGGAACATCGAG GTTGCCAGGTCTCTGGGCATCCTGGACGAGGTGAACAGGATGAAGGTAGTTCCTGGAGCATCTCCAAGCCCCAATCTGACCAATAAGAACGTGCGATACATGGAG AATTCCAAGATGCTGCCACCTTCAAAGAGATTCAAGATGGAGAACAGCATTCCAGTTCACCAGAACGGCATAGGGACACTCAAAACAG GTGAGACCCCTGTGACCTCTGTGACCTCCTCTCTGAAACCCTGCTCGgtttctgtgtctcctctggTGATTCCAGCTGCGTCcaaactgctgactgctgctgactCTGCCTCCAG GTGTTGCTGCACGAATGAAGTCCGTCAGGTTTCTCTGATCCAGAACCAGAGAAGGAAAACTGCAGTATTTCTTCTACTGCTTCACAGGCGACCTCAAAAACCA GAGCCACAGCCAAAGAGGACCAGGGCAGATGGGAACAACAGTTTTCTGCTGCACATGTATGCTGAAATCCTTGAAGAACACACTCTTGCCACTGGACAGCAGGGACTCGGCCAGGTGGATGTTGAG GCATATCTGTCAGAGCCCACACTTCTCATGAGACCAGAGTCCCACCCCCCCATGACACCACTGGAATACTGGAGAAGCGACAAGTGCCATTTTCCAAACCTGGCCCAACTTGCACATAAATACCTCCTAGCACTAGTGTTGACAGTGAGCgcttgttttctgctgctgcgcA CATGA